A genomic region of Streptosporangium lutulentum contains the following coding sequences:
- the sucD gene encoding succinate--CoA ligase subunit alpha → MAIWLTENSKIIVQGMTGGEGTKHTRRMLASGARVVGGVNARKAGTTHEGLPVFGTVAEAMQQTGADVSVVFVPPAFTKDAVREAIDAEIPLCVVITEGVPIHDTTEFWAYAIAKGNKTRIIGPNCPGIASPGASNAGIIPADITSAGRIGLVSKSGTLTYQLMYELRDIGFSTAVGIGGDPVIGTTHIDALQAFQDDPGTDAIVMIGEIGGDAEERAAAYIERHVTKPVVAYVAGFTAPEGKTMGHAGAIVSGSAGTAQGKKEALEKVGVRVGKTPSETARLMREVMQAR, encoded by the coding sequence ATGGCTATCTGGCTGACCGAGAACAGTAAGATCATCGTCCAGGGCATGACCGGCGGTGAGGGCACCAAGCACACCCGCCGCATGCTCGCCTCCGGCGCCCGCGTCGTCGGCGGTGTCAACGCCCGCAAGGCCGGCACCACCCACGAGGGCCTGCCCGTCTTCGGCACCGTCGCCGAGGCCATGCAGCAGACCGGCGCCGACGTTTCGGTCGTCTTCGTGCCCCCGGCGTTCACCAAGGACGCGGTCAGGGAGGCCATCGACGCCGAGATCCCGCTCTGCGTGGTCATCACCGAGGGTGTCCCGATCCACGACACCACCGAGTTCTGGGCCTACGCGATCGCCAAGGGCAACAAGACCCGCATCATCGGGCCGAACTGCCCCGGCATCGCCTCCCCCGGCGCCTCCAACGCGGGCATCATCCCGGCCGACATCACCAGCGCCGGCCGGATCGGCCTGGTGTCGAAGTCGGGCACGCTGACCTACCAGCTCATGTACGAGCTGCGCGACATCGGCTTCTCCACCGCGGTCGGCATCGGCGGCGACCCGGTCATCGGCACCACCCACATCGACGCCCTGCAGGCCTTCCAGGACGACCCGGGCACCGACGCGATCGTGATGATCGGTGAGATCGGCGGAGACGCCGAGGAGCGCGCCGCCGCCTACATCGAGCGGCACGTGACCAAGCCGGTCGTCGCCTACGTGGCGGGCTTCACCGCCCCCGAGGGCAAGACCATGGGCCACGCCGGCGCGATCGTGTCCGGCTCGGCCGGCACCGCGCAGGGCAAGAAGGAGGCCCTGGAGAAGGTCGGCGTCCGCGTCGGCAAGACCCCGAGCGAGACCGCCCGCCTGATGCGCGAGGTCATGCAGGCCCGCTAG
- the pcrA gene encoding DNA helicase PcrA: MPAASLTHSLLDGLNPQQREAVVHHGSPLLIVAGAGSGKTRVLTHRIAYLLAERGVQPQEILAITFTNKAAREMKDRVDKLVGPRSAAMWVMTFHSACVRILRREAKRLGFPTSFSIYDQADSQRLMAMVCREMDLDPKRYPPRSFSAQVSNFKNELIDYETASDRASTHLERKLAEAYRNYQQKLTEAGAMDFDDLIMLTVTLFQIFPDVAEHYQRRWRHIMVDEYQDTNHAQYTLIREIAGRPELRTADGDLVREGGVTPAELCVVGDADQSIYAFRGATIRNILEFERDYPEARTILLEQNYRSTQTILSAANAVISRNESRKPKNLWSDQGAGPKIVGYVADNEHDEAMFVAQEVDKLTDDEGVVPGHVAVFYRTNAASRVFEETFIRTGLPYKVVGGVRFYERKEVRDLLAYLRVLANPNDVVSLRRILNVPKRGIGDRAEAMVEAFATRERIPFWEGLRRADEAPGMATRSLNAIKEFVALMDDLMVKADGMPPSQLAQEVLGGTGYRLELTASDDPQDESRLENLDEMISVASEFEEANPEGTLVEFLEQVSLVADADQIPPADGGQGVVTLMTLHTAKGLEFPVVFLTGLEDGVFPHMRSFGEPKELEEERRLAYVGITRAEKRLYLSRAAVRSSWGSPAFNPASRFVAEIPVELVEWRSDPQKSAWGAATSRSESRSAPAKKPGRPIPNLSPGDRVTHDSFGLGTVVSVDGIAEKTKVKVDFGSSGEKTLLLSYAKLDKL; this comes from the coding sequence ATCCCAGCCGCTTCCCTGACCCACTCGTTGCTCGACGGGCTCAACCCCCAGCAGCGTGAGGCCGTCGTGCACCACGGCAGCCCGCTGCTCATCGTCGCCGGTGCCGGTTCGGGAAAGACCCGGGTGCTGACCCATCGCATCGCCTACCTGCTGGCCGAGCGGGGCGTGCAGCCGCAGGAGATCCTGGCGATCACCTTCACCAACAAGGCCGCGCGGGAGATGAAGGACCGGGTCGACAAGCTCGTCGGCCCGCGCTCCGCGGCGATGTGGGTGATGACCTTCCACAGCGCGTGCGTGCGGATCCTGCGCCGCGAGGCCAAACGCCTGGGGTTCCCCACGAGTTTCTCCATCTACGATCAGGCCGACTCCCAGCGGCTGATGGCGATGGTCTGCCGCGAGATGGACCTCGACCCCAAGCGCTACCCGCCGCGGTCCTTCTCGGCCCAGGTCAGCAATTTCAAGAACGAGTTGATCGACTACGAGACGGCCTCCGACAGGGCGTCCACCCATCTGGAGCGCAAGCTCGCCGAGGCCTATCGCAACTATCAGCAGAAGCTGACCGAGGCCGGCGCGATGGACTTCGACGACCTCATCATGCTGACGGTCACGCTGTTCCAGATCTTCCCCGACGTGGCCGAGCACTACCAGCGCCGCTGGCGCCACATCATGGTGGACGAATACCAGGACACCAACCACGCGCAGTACACCCTGATCCGTGAGATCGCCGGCCGTCCCGAGCTTCGCACCGCCGACGGCGACCTGGTCAGGGAGGGCGGGGTCACCCCGGCCGAGCTGTGCGTGGTGGGTGACGCCGACCAGTCGATCTACGCCTTCCGCGGCGCGACGATCCGCAACATCCTGGAGTTCGAGCGCGACTACCCGGAGGCCAGGACGATCCTGCTGGAGCAGAACTACCGCTCCACCCAGACGATCCTGTCCGCGGCCAACGCGGTGATCTCTCGCAACGAGAGCCGCAAGCCGAAGAACCTCTGGTCCGACCAGGGCGCCGGGCCGAAGATCGTCGGTTATGTCGCCGACAACGAGCACGACGAGGCCATGTTCGTCGCGCAGGAGGTCGACAAGCTCACCGACGACGAGGGCGTCGTGCCCGGTCATGTGGCCGTGTTCTACCGGACCAACGCCGCCTCCCGGGTGTTCGAGGAGACCTTCATCCGGACCGGCCTGCCGTACAAGGTGGTGGGCGGGGTGCGCTTCTACGAGCGCAAGGAGGTCCGCGACCTGCTGGCGTACCTGCGCGTGCTGGCCAACCCGAACGACGTGGTGTCGCTGCGCCGCATCCTCAACGTGCCCAAGCGCGGCATCGGCGACCGGGCCGAGGCGATGGTGGAGGCGTTCGCGACCAGGGAGCGGATCCCGTTCTGGGAGGGGCTCCGCCGGGCCGACGAGGCGCCGGGCATGGCCACCCGGTCGCTCAACGCCATCAAGGAGTTCGTCGCGCTGATGGACGATCTGATGGTCAAGGCGGACGGCATGCCGCCGTCGCAGCTCGCCCAGGAGGTGCTGGGCGGCACCGGTTACCGGCTGGAGCTCACGGCCTCGGACGATCCGCAGGACGAGAGCCGCCTGGAGAACCTGGACGAGATGATCTCGGTGGCCTCGGAGTTCGAGGAGGCCAACCCCGAGGGCACGCTCGTGGAGTTCCTGGAGCAGGTCTCGCTGGTGGCCGACGCCGACCAGATCCCGCCCGCCGACGGCGGCCAGGGCGTGGTCACGCTGATGACCCTGCACACGGCCAAGGGCCTGGAGTTCCCGGTGGTGTTCCTCACCGGTCTGGAAGACGGGGTCTTCCCGCACATGCGCTCGTTCGGCGAGCCCAAGGAGCTGGAGGAGGAGCGCCGGCTGGCCTACGTGGGCATCACCCGGGCCGAGAAGCGCCTCTACCTCTCCAGGGCGGCCGTCCGCAGCTCCTGGGGATCGCCCGCCTTCAACCCGGCCTCCCGGTTCGTCGCGGAGATCCCGGTCGAGCTGGTCGAGTGGCGCAGCGACCCCCAGAAGTCCGCCTGGGGCGCCGCCACCTCCCGGAGCGAGTCCCGTTCCGCTCCCGCCAAGAAGCCCGGCCGGCCGATTCCCAACCTGTCCCCGGGCGACCGGGTCACCCACGACTCGTTCGGCCTGGGCACGGTCGTGTCCGTGGACGGCATCGCGGAGAAGACCAAGGTCAAGGTCGATTTCGGCTCCAGCGGGGAGAAGACCCTGCTGCTGAGCTACGCGAAGCTGGACAAGCTCTGA
- the sucC gene encoding ADP-forming succinate--CoA ligase subunit beta: protein MDLFEHQAKELFAEYGIPVPRGIVAHTVEEARAAAEQLTGRVVVKAQVKTGGRGKAGGVKVAADAADAEQKATQILGMDIKGHTVHKVLVEEASAIAEEYYFSFLLDRANRTFLAICSAAGGMEIEEVAHSDPDKVAQVPISPLDGVNRARAREIAQAGGLPEVALDGAAELIEKLWCAFVDEDASLVEVNPMILSADGQVKALDGKVTLDDNASFRQKDHAAFEDKNAEDPLEAAAKAKDLNYVKLDGSVGIIGNGAGLVMSTLDVVAYAGEAFAGRPKPANFLDIGGGASAEVMAAGLEIIISDPSVKSIFVNVFGGITACDAVANGIVSAFELLDARGETVRLPLVVRLDGNNAELGRQILADAKLSGVELVDTMDDAAKRAAELAAVGA from the coding sequence GTGGACCTGTTCGAACATCAGGCGAAGGAGCTCTTCGCGGAGTACGGCATCCCGGTGCCGCGCGGCATTGTCGCGCACACCGTGGAGGAGGCACGGGCGGCAGCCGAGCAGCTGACCGGCCGTGTCGTCGTCAAGGCCCAGGTCAAGACCGGTGGACGCGGTAAGGCCGGTGGCGTGAAGGTCGCCGCCGACGCCGCCGACGCCGAGCAGAAGGCCACCCAGATCCTCGGCATGGACATCAAGGGCCACACGGTCCACAAGGTCCTGGTCGAGGAAGCCAGCGCGATCGCGGAGGAGTACTACTTCTCCTTCCTGCTCGACCGCGCCAACCGCACGTTCCTCGCCATCTGCTCCGCCGCGGGCGGCATGGAGATCGAAGAGGTCGCGCACAGCGACCCCGACAAGGTCGCGCAGGTTCCGATCTCCCCGCTGGACGGAGTGAACCGCGCCAGGGCGCGCGAGATCGCCCAGGCCGGCGGTCTGCCGGAGGTCGCGCTCGACGGCGCCGCCGAGCTCATCGAGAAGCTCTGGTGCGCCTTCGTCGACGAGGACGCCTCCCTGGTCGAGGTCAACCCGATGATCCTGTCCGCCGACGGCCAGGTGAAGGCCCTCGACGGTAAGGTCACCCTCGACGACAACGCGTCCTTCCGCCAGAAGGACCACGCGGCCTTCGAGGACAAGAACGCGGAAGACCCGCTGGAGGCCGCGGCCAAGGCCAAGGACCTCAACTACGTCAAGCTCGACGGCTCCGTCGGCATCATCGGCAACGGCGCGGGCCTGGTCATGTCGACCCTCGACGTCGTCGCCTACGCCGGCGAGGCCTTCGCGGGCCGGCCCAAGCCCGCCAACTTCCTCGACATCGGCGGCGGCGCCTCGGCCGAGGTCATGGCGGCCGGTCTGGAGATCATCATCTCCGACCCGTCCGTGAAGTCGATCTTCGTGAACGTCTTCGGCGGCATCACCGCCTGTGACGCGGTCGCCAACGGAATCGTCTCCGCCTTCGAGCTGCTGGACGCCCGCGGCGAGACCGTGCGCCTCCCGCTGGTCGTCCGCCTGGACGGCAACAACGCCGAACTCGGACGGCAGATTCTCGCCGACGCCAAGCTCTCCGGCGTCGAACTGGTCGACACGATGGACGATGCGGCCAAGCGCGCCGCCGAGCTCGCTGCGGTAGGTGCGTAA
- a CDS encoding cell division protein PerM yields MTALFDQLRTAPRNVLSRIPLPGVTGDDDDVRRPLPVSGMLAAAWTLGAGLAVLTTLTLVGWVASPRGALGAGLPGVFRTAAQLWLAAHHAGFAIPGGSVGLLPLGLTVLPAFLLYRAGIWMARDADLRLRLPARLPKNTPKDVAIARRRAQLVLVAQAGISLAAPYALLAGMIALITRNEITQPFLAETLISHLVLAFIAGSLATARTIGPWRLMLRLLPERLRSVVIGSSAALAIMLVAGAVMVLGAIVVNFGQVRELSGVLSPGFVGGLLLLLVQGLYLPNVFIWAMAYIVGPGFAVGTGTLVAPTGVQLGTVPSLPILGALPEAGPTPGWVMLVIAVPFVAGAVAGVLVVRISPSPSYEGAPLWGFVCGLVTGVAAGLLAALSGGSLGGARLSSLGPEAWQVMLSVTLEVGVAAGIAAGLANWWLIFRGHNTAVTKAAAKVGTATAPVRKASVKIAKAAGSVASKVGLADSEEARSTLPGHWMDATECDTQPIPVIRDDWQDEHASAAAESPPKTSRPEPPRPPRRDIVDESDDKGGHVIYVDPYAWDRD; encoded by the coding sequence GTGACGGCCCTTTTCGATCAGCTCCGGACCGCGCCTCGCAACGTCCTCAGCCGAATCCCCCTGCCTGGCGTCACGGGTGACGACGACGATGTCCGTCGGCCGCTTCCCGTCTCCGGAATGCTCGCCGCCGCCTGGACGCTCGGAGCGGGCCTGGCGGTGCTCACCACGCTCACTCTGGTCGGCTGGGTGGCCTCTCCCCGGGGCGCGCTCGGCGCCGGCCTGCCGGGGGTGTTCCGCACCGCGGCGCAGCTCTGGCTGGCCGCTCACCACGCGGGGTTCGCGATCCCCGGCGGATCGGTCGGCCTGCTCCCGCTCGGGCTGACGGTGCTCCCGGCGTTCCTGCTGTACCGCGCGGGCATCTGGATGGCCCGTGACGCGGACCTGCGCCTGCGCCTGCCCGCCCGGCTGCCCAAGAACACCCCCAAGGACGTGGCCATCGCCCGCCGCAGGGCCCAGCTGGTGCTGGTCGCCCAGGCAGGCATCTCGCTGGCGGCGCCGTACGCGCTGCTGGCCGGAATGATCGCCCTGATCACCCGGAACGAGATCACCCAGCCCTTCCTCGCCGAAACGCTGATCAGCCACCTCGTGCTGGCCTTCATCGCGGGCTCCCTGGCCACCGCCAGGACGATCGGGCCGTGGCGCCTGATGCTGCGCCTGCTGCCCGAGCGGCTGCGTTCGGTCGTGATCGGCTCGTCCGCGGCTCTGGCGATCATGCTCGTGGCGGGCGCCGTCATGGTGCTCGGCGCCATCGTGGTGAACTTCGGGCAGGTCCGTGAACTGTCCGGCGTCCTGTCACCCGGCTTCGTCGGGGGCCTGCTGCTCCTGCTGGTCCAGGGGCTCTATCTCCCCAACGTGTTCATCTGGGCGATGGCCTACATCGTCGGCCCCGGCTTCGCCGTCGGCACCGGCACGCTGGTCGCGCCGACGGGAGTCCAGCTCGGCACGGTGCCGAGCCTGCCGATCCTGGGGGCGTTGCCGGAGGCGGGCCCGACCCCGGGCTGGGTGATGTTGGTGATCGCGGTGCCGTTCGTGGCCGGGGCGGTGGCGGGCGTCCTGGTCGTCCGGATCTCGCCCTCGCCCTCGTACGAGGGCGCGCCGCTGTGGGGGTTCGTCTGCGGGCTGGTGACGGGGGTGGCGGCCGGGCTGCTGGCCGCGCTGTCCGGCGGCTCGCTCGGCGGCGCGCGGCTCTCCTCCCTGGGGCCGGAGGCCTGGCAGGTCATGCTCTCGGTGACGCTGGAGGTGGGTGTCGCCGCGGGGATCGCCGCGGGGCTGGCCAACTGGTGGCTGATCTTCCGAGGGCACAACACGGCCGTCACCAAGGCCGCGGCGAAGGTCGGAACGGCCACCGCGCCGGTCCGCAAGGCGAGCGTCAAGATCGCCAAAGCCGCCGGGTCGGTGGCCAGCAAGGTCGGGCTGGCCGACTCGGAGGAGGCCCGCAGCACGCTCCCCGGCCACTGGATGGACGCCACGGAGTGCGACACCCAGCCGATTCCGGTCATCAGAGACGACTGGCAGGACGAGCACGCGTCGGCGGCGGCGGAGAGCCCGCCGAAGACCAGCCGCCCCGAGCCGCCGCGACCGCCCCGGCGCGACATCGTCGACGAGTCCGACGACAAGGGCGGCCACGTGATCTACGTGGACCCCTACGCCTGGGATCGCGACTGA
- a CDS encoding cobalamin B12-binding domain-containing protein — MDVEPRIRVVIAKPGLDGHDRGVKIVARALRDAGMEVVYTGLHQTPEQIVRTAIQEDAAAIGLSILSGAHMTLFAKVIELLKENDAIDIVVFGGGIIPEADMPALREMGVAQIFTPGATTQEIVEWARSAIPARV, encoded by the coding sequence ATGGATGTCGAGCCGAGGATTCGCGTCGTCATCGCCAAGCCCGGACTGGACGGGCACGATCGAGGCGTGAAGATCGTGGCGCGGGCGCTGCGAGACGCCGGGATGGAGGTCGTCTACACGGGTCTGCACCAGACACCCGAGCAGATCGTGCGCACGGCCATTCAGGAGGACGCCGCGGCGATCGGGCTGTCCATCCTGTCGGGCGCGCACATGACGCTCTTCGCCAAGGTGATCGAGCTGCTGAAGGAGAACGACGCGATCGACATCGTGGTGTTCGGCGGCGGGATCATTCCCGAGGCCGACATGCCCGCTCTGCGGGAGATGGGCGTGGCGCAGATCTTCACACCGGGCGCGACCACGCAGGAGATCGTCGAGTGGGCGCGGAGCGCGATTCCCGCCCGCGTCTAG